From one Rhodoferax sp. PAMC 29310 genomic stretch:
- the ftsH gene encoding ATP-dependent zinc metalloprotease FtsH — MNNQWFSKIAVWLVIAFALFTVFKQFDTRGTTGAGSIGYSDFLEEVRNNRIKSAVIQEGQGGTEIVALTSDDRKVRTTATYLDRGLVGDLIANDVKFDVRPREEGSLLMTLLVSWGPMLLLIGVWVYFMRQMQGGGKGGAFSFGKSKARMMDENTNQVTFADVAGCDEAKEEVKEVVDFLKDPAKFQKLGGRIPRGLLLVGPPGTGKTLLAKGIAGEAKVPFFSISGSDFVEMFVGVGAARVRDMFENAKKNAPCIIFIDEIDAVGRQRGAGLGGGNDEREQTLNQMLVEMDGFETNVGVIVVAATNRPDILDAALLRPGRFDRQVYVTLPDIRGREQILNVHMRKVPLGQDVNPAVIARGTPGMSGADLANLCNEAALMAARRNARTVEMQDFERAKDKILMGPERKSMVMPESERKNTAYHESGHALIGKLLDKCDPVHKVTIIPRGRALGVTMSLPAQDRYSYDSEYMLHQISMLFGGRIAEEVFMNQMTTGASNDFERATHIARDMVTRYGMTDALGPMVYAENEGEVFLGRSVTKTTNMSEQTMQTVDAEVRRIIDQQYTVARKLIEDNKDKMHAMAKALLEWETIDSDQLDDIMAGRDPRPPKDWTPRTPPSGDDSGSDGAPAVKTDVVPTAA, encoded by the coding sequence TTGAATAATCAGTGGTTCTCGAAAATTGCCGTATGGCTTGTGATTGCTTTTGCGCTGTTTACCGTTTTTAAACAGTTTGATACGCGAGGAACGACTGGTGCCGGCAGCATCGGTTATTCCGACTTCTTGGAGGAAGTCCGCAATAACCGCATTAAGAGCGCCGTCATTCAGGAGGGCCAAGGCGGTACCGAAATCGTCGCTTTGACCAGTGATGACCGCAAGGTCCGTACCACTGCGACGTATTTGGACCGTGGTTTGGTGGGCGATCTGATCGCCAATGATGTGAAGTTTGATGTCCGCCCCCGTGAAGAGGGCTCGCTCCTGATGACCTTGTTGGTCAGCTGGGGACCCATGTTGCTGCTGATTGGCGTGTGGGTTTACTTCATGCGGCAGATGCAAGGCGGAGGCAAAGGCGGCGCTTTTAGCTTTGGCAAGAGCAAAGCGCGCATGATGGACGAAAACACCAATCAAGTCACTTTTGCTGACGTGGCCGGGTGTGATGAAGCCAAGGAAGAGGTTAAGGAAGTGGTCGACTTCCTGAAAGATCCCGCCAAATTCCAAAAGCTTGGGGGACGCATTCCTCGCGGATTGTTGTTAGTCGGTCCTCCCGGCACGGGAAAAACCTTGCTTGCCAAGGGTATTGCTGGCGAAGCCAAGGTGCCATTCTTCTCTATTTCAGGTTCTGATTTTGTCGAGATGTTTGTCGGTGTGGGCGCAGCCCGCGTTCGTGACATGTTCGAGAATGCCAAGAAAAATGCGCCTTGCATCATTTTTATCGACGAGATTGATGCGGTTGGGCGTCAACGGGGTGCTGGTTTGGGCGGCGGCAACGATGAGCGTGAGCAGACCTTGAATCAGATGTTGGTCGAGATGGATGGATTTGAGACCAATGTCGGCGTGATCGTCGTGGCCGCAACCAATCGACCTGACATACTGGATGCAGCCTTGTTGCGCCCAGGTCGTTTTGACCGTCAGGTTTACGTGACGCTTCCCGATATTCGGGGTCGTGAGCAAATTCTGAATGTGCACATGCGCAAGGTGCCTTTGGGTCAAGACGTGAACCCGGCGGTCATCGCTCGCGGGACACCCGGCATGTCGGGCGCTGATTTGGCCAACCTTTGCAATGAGGCCGCTTTGATGGCAGCACGTCGCAATGCTCGCACGGTAGAGATGCAGGATTTTGAGCGCGCCAAAGACAAAATTCTGATGGGGCCAGAGCGCAAGAGCATGGTTATGCCTGAAAGCGAGCGCAAGAACACGGCGTACCACGAGTCCGGGCACGCATTGATTGGCAAGTTGCTTGACAAATGTGACCCGGTCCACAAGGTCACCATCATTCCTCGGGGTCGGGCATTGGGTGTCACGATGAGTTTGCCCGCCCAAGATCGTTACAGCTACGACAGCGAATACATGTTGCATCAAATCAGCATGCTGTTTGGTGGTCGTATTGCGGAAGAGGTGTTTATGAATCAGATGACCACCGGCGCAAGCAACGACTTCGAACGCGCCACACATATCGCTCGCGATATGGTGACCCGCTATGGCATGACGGATGCCCTTGGTCCTATGGTTTATGCAGAGAATGAGGGCGAGGTGTTTTTGGGACGTTCGGTTACCAAAACCACCAATATGAGCGAGCAGACCATGCAGACGGTCGACGCTGAAGTACGTCGCATCATTGATCAACAGTACACCGTGGCGCGCAAGCTCATTGAAGACAACAAAGACAAGATGCACGCTATGGCGAAGGCCTTGCTGGAGTGGGAGACCATTGACAGCGACCAGTTGGACGACATCATGGCTGGTCGTGATCCGCGGCCACCCAAAGACTGGACGCCGCGCACGCCTCCCTCTGGGGACGATAGTGGCAGTGATGGTGCTCCGGCTGTGAAAACGGATGTTGTGCCGACTGCTGCCTGA
- the folP gene encoding dihydropteroate synthase, producing the protein MQWTTSRFAIDLRTPKIMGIVNVTPDSFSDGGQYGATSAAVRHCEKLIQDGADILDIGGESTRPGATPLSVDDELHRLLPVLREAVKFGVPVSIDTYKPQVMQVALDEGVDIINDVWALRWRPSNQKTATLRGPDVVAAHPACGICLMHMHREPLSMQVTPMEGDVPSQVTIFLQHAAVALQALGVVKSRIVVDPGIGFGKTVAQNFELLARQREVLTCGYPLVAGWSRKSSLVALLGDLPVNDNTAQAHPRMVASVAAALLAVERGASVVRVHDVRETAQALKVLQAIH; encoded by the coding sequence GTGCAGTGGACAACTAGCAGATTCGCAATTGATTTGAGAACGCCGAAGATAATGGGCATTGTCAATGTCACCCCTGACTCCTTCTCGGACGGTGGGCAGTACGGCGCTACGTCTGCAGCTGTTCGGCATTGTGAGAAGCTGATTCAGGATGGTGCTGATATTTTGGATATTGGGGGCGAGTCGACTCGGCCCGGCGCGACACCCTTGTCCGTTGACGACGAACTCCATCGCTTGCTGCCTGTATTGCGCGAAGCGGTGAAGTTTGGTGTGCCGGTGTCGATTGACACGTATAAACCTCAGGTTATGCAAGTTGCCCTCGACGAGGGCGTGGACATCATCAACGATGTTTGGGCGCTAAGGTGGAGGCCGTCAAACCAAAAGACCGCTACCTTACGGGGGCCGGATGTAGTTGCTGCTCACCCTGCCTGTGGGATTTGTTTGATGCATATGCATCGCGAGCCTCTGAGCATGCAGGTGACGCCGATGGAGGGAGATGTGCCGAGTCAGGTGACGATTTTTCTCCAACACGCAGCGGTAGCGTTGCAGGCCTTGGGTGTCGTCAAATCTAGAATCGTCGTCGATCCGGGCATCGGGTTTGGAAAAACGGTGGCCCAGAATTTCGAGCTTCTCGCTCGTCAGAGAGAGGTTTTGACGTGCGGTTACCCTCTTGTCGCCGGTTGGTCCCGGAAGTCGTCCTTGGTGGCGTTGCTGGGGGACCTACCGGTGAATGACAATACAGCACAGGCGCATCCGCGCATGGTGGCCAGCGTTGCGGCGGCATTGCTGGCCGTGGAGCGCGGCGCCTCTGTGGTGCGTGTGCACGATGTGCGAGAAACAGCCCAGGCCTTGAAGGTGCTGCAAGCGATTCACTAG
- the glmM gene encoding phosphoglucosamine mutase: MNRNFFGTDGIRGTVGQAPITPDFVLRLAHAVGRVLKRTEDRPTVLIGKDTRISGYMLESALESGFNSAGVDVVLLGPLPTPGVAYLTRAQRASLGVVISASHNAFADNGIKFFSAQGTKLSDAWELDVESALDELPVWADSATLGKTRRLDDAAGRYIEFCKSTFANELTLKGLKIVVDGAHGAAYQVAPKVFHELGAEVISIGCQPDGLNINHKVGATHPEALVAAVLEHGAHYGIALDGDADRLQLVDAEGRLFNGDEILYLMVKERLSRGGVSASKRASEHVPGVVGTLMTNMAVELALRAQGVELVRAKVGDRYVLEELEKRGWLLGGEGSGHLLALDKHTTGDGIVSALQVLQACVRSGQTLAQLLSDVTLFPQTLINVRLQPGQNWQASTDLATETRAVEIELGDTGRLLIRASGTEPLLRVMVEARDPEQARRCAQRIADTITA; encoded by the coding sequence ATGAACAGGAACTTCTTTGGAACCGACGGAATTCGTGGCACGGTCGGACAAGCCCCAATCACCCCAGATTTTGTGCTGCGATTGGCCCATGCCGTGGGTCGTGTGCTGAAACGAACTGAGGATCGCCCCACCGTTTTGATTGGCAAAGACACCCGAATTTCCGGCTACATGCTTGAGAGCGCGCTGGAGAGTGGCTTTAACTCGGCCGGTGTCGACGTGGTTTTGCTCGGGCCGTTGCCCACGCCGGGGGTGGCCTATTTGACGCGCGCACAACGTGCATCACTCGGTGTGGTGATCAGTGCGAGCCACAACGCTTTTGCCGACAACGGAATCAAATTCTTTAGCGCACAAGGCACCAAATTGTCAGATGCGTGGGAGTTGGATGTGGAGTCCGCGCTGGATGAGTTGCCCGTGTGGGCAGACTCCGCCACCTTAGGTAAAACTCGCCGGCTGGATGATGCCGCCGGCCGATATATTGAGTTCTGTAAAAGCACGTTTGCCAATGAACTGACCCTCAAGGGTTTGAAAATTGTGGTGGATGGTGCCCACGGCGCCGCCTACCAAGTGGCTCCCAAGGTATTTCATGAGTTAGGGGCTGAGGTCATTTCCATTGGGTGCCAGCCTGATGGGCTCAATATAAATCACAAGGTGGGAGCAACTCACCCTGAGGCCTTGGTGGCCGCGGTCTTGGAGCATGGTGCTCACTACGGCATTGCGCTGGATGGGGATGCGGATCGCTTGCAACTGGTTGACGCAGAGGGGCGATTGTTCAACGGCGACGAGATTCTCTATTTGATGGTCAAAGAGCGGCTGTCTCGTGGTGGCGTTTCAGCCAGCAAACGAGCGAGTGAGCACGTCCCAGGGGTGGTTGGGACCTTGATGACGAATATGGCGGTCGAATTGGCCTTGCGGGCCCAGGGTGTGGAACTGGTTCGCGCCAAAGTGGGTGACCGCTACGTGCTGGAAGAGTTGGAAAAGCGGGGGTGGCTCCTCGGTGGAGAAGGCTCTGGCCATTTGTTGGCGTTGGACAAGCACACCACGGGTGACGGCATCGTCTCCGCTCTGCAGGTGTTGCAGGCCTGTGTGCGCAGCGGCCAGACGCTGGCGCAATTGCTGTCAGACGTGACCTTGTTCCCGCAAACGTTGATCAATGTTCGCCTTCAGCCCGGTCAAAACTGGCAGGCCAGCACTGACCTTGCAACTGAAACCCGCGCTGTGGAAATTGAACTGGGCGATACCGGGCGCTTGCTGATTCGGGCGAGTGGCACCGAGCCGCTGCTGCGCGTGATGGTAGAGGCGCGCGACCCCGAGCAAGCACGCCGATGTGCTCAGCGCATTGCAGACACGATCACCGCCTAA
- a CDS encoding GNAT family N-acetyltransferase: MPPSLTVRVCRADYANPVHAEALVSLLDAYARDPMGGGEALSDFAKVNLVPSLAARPQAFSVLAFALLAAESIEQPVGLVNCIEGFSTFSCLPLVNVHDVAVLPGYRGHGVGEKMLVLAETLARERGACKMTLEVLQGNASAARLYRRVGFDNYQLDPAMGQAHFMQKWLASTESANPS; this comes from the coding sequence ATGCCCCCTTCACTGACCGTTCGTGTGTGCCGTGCTGATTACGCCAACCCGGTGCATGCTGAGGCTTTGGTGAGTTTGCTGGATGCCTATGCCCGAGACCCCATGGGTGGAGGTGAGGCGTTGAGTGATTTTGCCAAAGTCAATTTGGTGCCCTCGCTTGCAGCACGACCGCAAGCCTTCAGCGTGCTGGCTTTTGCGTTGCTGGCCGCTGAATCCATTGAACAACCGGTGGGCTTGGTGAACTGCATTGAAGGGTTTTCGACCTTTTCCTGCCTGCCGCTGGTCAATGTGCATGACGTGGCGGTGTTGCCCGGCTATCGTGGGCACGGAGTGGGCGAGAAGATGCTGGTGCTGGCCGAAACCCTTGCGCGGGAGCGTGGCGCATGCAAGATGACCTTGGAGGTCTTGCAAGGCAATGCCAGCGCGGCGAGGCTTTACCGGCGCGTGGGTTTCGATAACTACCAACTTGACCCCGCCATGGGGCAGGCCCACTTCATGCAGAAATGGCTGGCGTCTACGGAATCGGCCAACCCATCTTGA
- a CDS encoding TetR/AcrR family transcriptional regulator, giving the protein MNPSQTSDVGATRLPTEARQAEIIAAALQLAQDRSPGAITTAELAAAVGLSQGALFKHFDSKDAVWLAAMGWVSEQLLARLTRAAREANGPLDALQRVFVAHVAFCMLHPGVPRVVFHELQRPTDSAIKQRVREMLQTYRQLLLDLLQAAVDAGEAQPDLDAPAAATLFVGLIQGLVMQSMLSGQVAHMASSGSGVFQLFLRAIAPPL; this is encoded by the coding sequence GTGAACCCATCCCAAACTTCAGACGTTGGCGCAACTCGCTTGCCCACAGAGGCTCGACAGGCTGAGATCATCGCTGCAGCGTTGCAGCTGGCGCAAGATCGCAGCCCGGGGGCGATCACTACCGCCGAACTCGCCGCTGCAGTCGGTTTGAGTCAGGGCGCGTTGTTCAAGCATTTCGACTCGAAAGACGCCGTCTGGCTTGCGGCCATGGGCTGGGTTAGCGAGCAATTATTGGCCCGGTTGACAAGGGCGGCACGAGAGGCCAATGGACCGTTAGACGCCTTGCAACGAGTTTTCGTCGCGCATGTGGCGTTTTGCATGCTTCACCCCGGTGTGCCACGTGTGGTTTTCCATGAGTTGCAGCGGCCCACGGATTCCGCCATCAAGCAGCGAGTCAGAGAAATGTTGCAGACCTATCGGCAGTTGTTGCTCGACCTCCTGCAGGCAGCCGTGGATGCCGGCGAGGCGCAGCCTGATCTGGACGCGCCCGCCGCAGCCACTTTATTTGTGGGTCTGATTCAGGGACTGGTCATGCAGTCCATGCTGAGTGGTCAGGTGGCGCACATGGCTTCGAGCGGCTCCGGTGTCTTTCAGCTCTTTTTGCGCGCTATCGCGCCGCCACTATGA
- a CDS encoding efflux RND transporter periplasmic adaptor subunit — protein sequence MKLERPTFKLILLAVAGMVLVGAMVLLLRTSGPLAPVNVTVIKVKNGVVAPALFGICVVEARRSYAVGPTAPGRVSRVFVDVGDIVKAGQLLAEMDPVDMDARLMALDASLARGNSTVASTQAQSSDMLARAELANSNARRYQDLARQAFVSPSVAQAKDQESASAQAAVLAARANVNAAQQDLKRLQAERAGLTQQRHNLRLLASQDGVVVSRDAEAGSTVVAGQSVFKLVDPASLWVKSRFDQGRSAGLVPGLVADIVLRSHPGTTLRGQVARVELQSDSVTEERVAQISFDVIPLGVTLGELAEVTLQLPASAPALLVPNAAIQRQSGTVGVWALDEDRLTWLPVSVGQHSLDGQVQVLQGLEEGQGVVVYSAKALTQNTRVKVVSSLVPKQP from the coding sequence ATGAAACTTGAACGACCAACCTTTAAGCTGATCTTGCTGGCTGTGGCGGGCATGGTGCTTGTCGGGGCCATGGTTCTTTTATTACGTACCTCCGGCCCGTTGGCGCCAGTCAACGTCACGGTGATCAAGGTGAAAAACGGTGTGGTCGCGCCCGCGCTGTTCGGCATTTGCGTGGTGGAGGCGCGGCGGAGTTATGCCGTTGGGCCCACAGCGCCTGGCCGGGTAAGTCGGGTTTTCGTGGATGTGGGCGATATCGTTAAAGCGGGGCAACTGTTGGCTGAAATGGACCCTGTGGACATGGATGCCCGTTTGATGGCGTTGGACGCCTCCTTGGCGCGCGGTAACAGCACTGTTGCTTCCACTCAAGCGCAGTCTTCCGACATGCTGGCCCGCGCTGAGTTGGCCAACAGCAACGCGCGTCGCTACCAAGACTTGGCTCGACAAGCCTTTGTTAGCCCTAGCGTCGCGCAGGCCAAGGACCAGGAGAGCGCCTCGGCACAGGCTGCCGTTCTGGCGGCAAGGGCGAATGTGAATGCCGCGCAGCAAGACTTGAAACGCTTGCAGGCCGAACGCGCTGGCCTGACGCAGCAACGGCACAACCTGCGCCTTCTGGCGAGTCAAGACGGTGTGGTTGTGTCCCGAGACGCCGAGGCCGGAAGCACCGTGGTGGCTGGTCAGTCGGTCTTCAAACTGGTGGATCCCGCCAGTTTGTGGGTGAAGTCGCGGTTTGATCAAGGGCGTTCTGCCGGCTTAGTACCTGGATTGGTGGCTGATATTGTCTTGCGTTCGCACCCCGGCACGACTCTACGGGGGCAGGTGGCGCGTGTCGAGTTGCAGAGTGACAGCGTCACCGAGGAACGCGTGGCCCAAATCTCTTTTGATGTCATCCCGCTTGGTGTGACCCTGGGCGAGTTGGCTGAAGTGACTCTCCAGTTACCCGCCAGCGCCCCCGCGCTGCTGGTGCCCAATGCGGCCATTCAACGCCAGAGTGGGACCGTTGGCGTCTGGGCGTTGGACGAGGATCGTTTGACGTGGCTGCCGGTGAGTGTGGGTCAACACAGTCTGGATGGACAGGTCCAGGTGTTGCAAGGTCTGGAGGAAGGGCAGGGCGTTGTGGTTTATAGCGCCAAGGCGCTGACGCAAAACACCCGGGTTAAAGTGGTCAGCAGCCTGGTGCCCAAGCAGCCATGA
- a CDS encoding IS5 family transposase: protein MKQAALNLILSIKKTRKQVFLEQMEQVVPWAALVEVIAPYYPEGRTGRPPFSLHTMLRIHFMQQWFTLSDLAMEEAFFDTPLYREFAQLEEFGRLPDESTILRFRHRLEKHKLAEEILATVNDILIERGLLLKAGTVVDATLIAAPPSTKNKDKARDPDMHSSKKGNQWYFGMKAHIGADADSGLVHTVRCTSGHVSDIAEANTLLHGQETVAFGDAGYQGVEKRPDAKAGVIWHVAMRPGKRKALDKENNEADALVDQAEKLKASIRAKVEHPFRVIKRQFGFVKVRYRGLKKNTAQIVTLFALSNLWMVRSKLMGAQA from the coding sequence ATGAAACAAGCCGCCCTGAATCTTATTCTCAGCATCAAGAAAACCCGCAAGCAAGTGTTCTTGGAGCAGATGGAGCAAGTCGTTCCGTGGGCGGCGCTGGTGGAGGTAATAGCGCCGTACTACCCCGAAGGTCGAACCGGCAGGCCTCCGTTCTCGCTTCACACCATGCTGCGTATCCACTTCATGCAGCAATGGTTCACGCTCTCAGATCTAGCCATGGAAGAGGCCTTCTTCGATACCCCGCTGTACCGCGAGTTTGCTCAGCTTGAAGAGTTTGGTCGTCTGCCCGATGAATCCACCATTCTGCGATTCCGTCACCGCCTAGAGAAACACAAGCTGGCAGAAGAAATCCTGGCCACCGTCAATGACATCCTGATTGAACGCGGCTTGCTGCTTAAAGCCGGCACCGTGGTCGATGCCACCTTGATTGCCGCGCCCCCATCCACCAAGAACAAAGACAAAGCCCGTGACCCTGACATGCACTCCAGCAAAAAAGGCAATCAATGGTATTTCGGCATGAAGGCCCATATCGGCGCCGATGCCGACTCAGGCCTGGTGCATACGGTGCGCTGCACCTCGGGCCACGTCAGCGACATCGCAGAGGCGAACACCTTGCTGCACGGCCAGGAAACTGTGGCGTTCGGTGATGCCGGCTACCAAGGCGTTGAGAAACGCCCGGATGCAAAAGCAGGTGTCATTTGGCATGTGGCCATGCGCCCGGGTAAGCGCAAAGCACTGGACAAAGAAAACAACGAAGCCGATGCGCTGGTGGATCAAGCCGAGAAGCTCAAAGCCAGCATTCGCGCCAAAGTTGAGCACCCCTTTCGAGTGATCAAGCGCCAGTTCGGATTTGTGAAGGTTCGCTACCGTGGGTTGAAGAAGAACACGGCCCAGATCGTTACGCTGTTTGCCCTGTCCAATCTATGGATGGTGCGCAGCAAACTGATGGGAGCGCAGGCATGA
- a CDS encoding NAD-dependent succinate-semialdehyde dehydrogenase yields MFRADDHVPPLSQLKDPSLLKTDALINGQWFAGSTRFDVTDPATGQKLADVANLGPVEAEAAIAAANAAWPAWRSKTAKERSLILRKWFELLMANQDDLARIMTAEQGKPFPEAKGEVAYGASFVEWFAEEAKRVNGETLPQFDNNRRLMVIKQPIGVCAAITPWNFPIAMITRKVAPALAAGCTVVIKPAELTPLTALAAAELALRAGIPAGVLNMITADADQSIAVGKVICASDVVRHISFTGSTEVGRILMAQSAPTIKKMSLELGGNAPFIVFDDADIDSAVEGAFASKYRNAGQTCVCSNRFYVQEGVYEEFVQKFAAKVKTAKVGNGFDEGVNQGPLIEEAALAKVQRHVDDAVAKGARVLVGGKRLAGQFFEPTLVADATADMLCATEETFGPFAPVFKFKTEDEVVAAANNTEFGLASYFYSRDIGRIYRVGEALEYGMVGINVGILATEHVPFGGVKQSGLGREGSHHGMDDYVEIKYLCIGDIQK; encoded by the coding sequence ATATTTCGAGCAGACGACCATGTCCCCCCCCTGTCCCAACTCAAAGACCCCAGCCTGCTCAAAACCGACGCCCTGATCAACGGCCAATGGTTCGCTGGCAGCACCCGTTTTGACGTCACCGACCCCGCCACCGGTCAGAAACTCGCCGATGTGGCCAATCTGGGCCCAGTCGAGGCTGAAGCGGCGATTGCTGCCGCCAATGCGGCCTGGCCGGCCTGGCGCAGCAAGACGGCCAAGGAGCGCAGTCTGATTCTGCGCAAGTGGTTTGAGTTGTTGATGGCCAATCAAGATGACTTGGCCCGCATCATGACGGCCGAGCAAGGCAAGCCTTTTCCTGAGGCCAAGGGTGAAGTGGCTTATGGCGCCAGCTTTGTGGAGTGGTTTGCCGAAGAGGCCAAGCGGGTCAATGGGGAGACATTGCCCCAGTTTGACAACAACCGCCGCCTGATGGTGATCAAGCAGCCCATTGGGGTGTGCGCGGCGATCACGCCGTGGAACTTTCCCATTGCCATGATCACCCGCAAGGTGGCCCCTGCGCTTGCCGCCGGTTGCACGGTGGTGATCAAACCAGCGGAGTTGACGCCTTTGACAGCTTTGGCGGCAGCTGAGCTGGCGCTTCGGGCGGGGATTCCCGCTGGCGTTCTGAACATGATCACAGCGGATGCGGATCAGTCGATTGCCGTGGGCAAGGTGATTTGCGCCAGTGATGTGGTGCGCCACATCAGTTTTACGGGCTCCACCGAGGTGGGTCGGATTCTGATGGCGCAGTCGGCCCCGACGATCAAGAAGATGTCTTTGGAGCTGGGGGGCAATGCGCCGTTCATCGTGTTTGATGATGCGGACATTGACAGCGCGGTGGAAGGCGCCTTTGCCAGCAAGTACCGCAATGCGGGTCAGACCTGTGTGTGTTCCAACCGTTTCTACGTGCAGGAAGGGGTGTACGAAGAGTTTGTGCAGAAGTTTGCGGCCAAGGTCAAAACAGCGAAGGTGGGCAATGGCTTTGACGAGGGCGTGAACCAGGGGCCGTTGATTGAAGAGGCCGCACTGGCCAAGGTGCAGCGCCATGTGGACGATGCGGTGGCCAAAGGGGCGCGGGTGCTGGTGGGCGGCAAACGCCTGGCGGGGCAGTTCTTTGAGCCCACCCTGGTGGCTGATGCCACGGCTGACATGCTGTGTGCGACTGAAGAGACCTTTGGTCCATTTGCGCCCGTGTTCAAGTTCAAGACTGAAGATGAGGTGGTGGCTGCGGCCAACAACACCGAGTTTGGGCTGGCCAGCTATTTCTACAGCCGTGACATTGGCCGTATTTACAGGGTGGGTGAGGCACTGGAGTACGGCATGGTGGGTATCAACGTGGGCATTCTGGCCACCGAGCATGTGCCGTTTGGCGGGGTCAAGCAGTCCGGTCTGGGGCGTGAGGGCTCGCACCACGGCATGGATGACTATGTGGAGATCAAGTACCTTTGTATTGGGGATATTCAGAAGTAA
- the speB gene encoding agmatinase yields MPRFGGIASMMRLPVASSPVCLNAAFIGVPLDIGTSHRTGARFGPRQIRAESALIRPYNMATGAAPFDTLQVADLGDVAINTYSLAKSLPIITDFYDEVLRAGCTPLTMGGDHTIALPILRAIAAKYGSVAMVHVDAHADVNDDMFGEPIAHGTPFRRAVEEKLLACDKVFQIGLRGTGYASDDFDWPRAQGFTIIPAHEVWYQSLAPTMVKVREKIGDTPCYLSFDIDGIDPAFAGGTGTPEIGGLTVPQAIEIIRGCFGLNIVGADLVEVSPPYDPNGNTALLGANLLFEMLCILPGVNRR; encoded by the coding sequence ATGCCACGATTTGGTGGCATTGCCAGCATGATGCGTCTACCGGTCGCAAGCAGTCCGGTCTGTTTGAATGCCGCTTTTATCGGTGTTCCGCTGGACATCGGAACGTCTCACCGGACCGGCGCCCGGTTTGGTCCGCGCCAGATTCGTGCGGAGTCGGCTTTGATTCGGCCCTACAACATGGCAACCGGTGCGGCGCCGTTTGACACACTGCAAGTGGCAGATTTGGGCGATGTGGCCATCAACACCTACTCACTGGCAAAGTCGCTGCCCATCATCACTGACTTTTACGATGAAGTGCTTCGCGCCGGATGCACTCCGCTCACCATGGGCGGGGACCACACCATCGCACTGCCCATTTTGAGAGCGATCGCTGCCAAGTATGGGTCGGTAGCCATGGTGCATGTAGACGCACACGCTGACGTCAATGACGACATGTTTGGCGAACCCATCGCCCATGGCACCCCCTTTCGTCGAGCCGTTGAGGAAAAGCTTTTGGCCTGTGACAAGGTGTTCCAGATTGGTTTACGAGGCACTGGCTATGCCTCTGACGACTTTGACTGGCCCCGTGCTCAGGGTTTCACGATCATTCCAGCCCACGAGGTCTGGTACCAATCACTGGCACCCACTATGGTCAAAGTGCGTGAAAAAATCGGTGATACCCCGTGCTACCTGAGCTTTGACATTGACGGGATTGACCCCGCTTTTGCCGGCGGCACTGGCACGCCCGAGATTGGCGGACTGACCGTACCGCAAGCCATTGAGATTATTCGCGGCTGCTTTGGCCTGAACATTGTTGGCGCAGACCTCGTCGAAGTGTCTCCGCCGTATGACCCCAATGGCAATACAGCGCTTTTGGGCGCAAATCTTCTTTTTGAAATGCTGTGCATCTTGCCTGGCGTAAATCGTCGTTAA
- a CDS encoding ABC transporter permease yields MQLPSLPIFPAYATLGDKIGWYAMRVFCVSVLLFLLLPILVIIPLSFSSSTFLSYPMPGWSLRWYENLFTSEEWIRATRNSFIVAPLATLLATVLGTLAAVGLARVQFFGKGALMSLLIAPMVVPVVVVGVSTYLFFVQIGLADTYLGLVLVHAALGAPFVLTTVIATLQNFNHNLVHASLGLGAPPITTFFRVTLPIIAPGVISGALFAFATSFDEVVVTLFIAGPSQVTLPRQMFTGIRENISPTIAAVATLLIIFTTLLMLTLEWIRGRRR; encoded by the coding sequence ATGCAACTACCTTCCCTCCCCATTTTTCCCGCCTACGCCACACTGGGCGACAAAATTGGCTGGTACGCCATGCGGGTGTTCTGCGTGAGTGTGCTGCTGTTCCTGCTGTTGCCCATTCTGGTCATCATTCCACTGTCATTCAGCTCAAGCACCTTCCTGTCCTACCCGATGCCAGGTTGGTCATTGCGTTGGTACGAGAATCTGTTTACCTCCGAAGAATGGATTCGAGCGACCCGCAATAGTTTCATCGTCGCACCATTGGCCACGCTGCTGGCGACCGTTCTGGGCACCCTCGCCGCTGTCGGCTTGGCCAGAGTGCAATTCTTTGGCAAAGGGGCATTGATGAGCCTGCTGATTGCACCCATGGTCGTGCCCGTCGTGGTGGTGGGTGTCAGCACTTACCTATTTTTTGTCCAAATTGGCCTGGCCGACACCTACCTCGGACTGGTGCTGGTGCATGCTGCTTTGGGGGCGCCATTTGTGCTCACCACCGTGATCGCTACCTTGCAGAACTTCAACCACAACCTGGTTCACGCCAGTCTGGGCTTGGGCGCGCCGCCCATCACGACCTTCTTTCGCGTCACGCTTCCCATCATTGCTCCAGGGGTCATTTCCGGCGCATTGTTCGCGTTTGCCACCTCATTTGATGAGGTGGTGGTGACGCTGTTTATTGCAGGACCCAGCCAAGTCACGCTACCTCGTCAGATGTTCACTGGTATTCGGGAAAACATCTCACCCACCATTGCAGCAGTGGCCACCTTGCTGATTATCTTCACGACACTATTGATGCTGACACTGGAATGGATTCGAGGGAGAAGACGTTGA